One region of Monomorium pharaonis isolate MP-MQ-018 chromosome 11, ASM1337386v2, whole genome shotgun sequence genomic DNA includes:
- the LOC105839394 gene encoding CTTNBP2 N-terminal-like protein isoform X2, with protein sequence MASQNQAAVNVTSPGVASVATTSTTMTTTTAANGPPLTSAPLAPGSTVLTSAASVSAAKAQTLAPGAQPSQSQQQLQQQQANNIEPLDKSSSNTLKRNPKMELSKTDLLKLLGYLEGELQARDIVIAALKSEKMKHLLSSRYLSSTADPHAALARDVAIVGGVIGVEGNQIDQQVASLEALVTQQRKAQCRMTKVLRDAEIRHRAVIKELEEEKRKHEHDTAQGDDITYGLEKERTRLKKELELEKQEKKRLEMELKKVTDHLEEEKNRQKQIVLLLLAERKKIIMKYIEERKRSEDLAQILSEEKVRIDSMAEGLEEESKKSLQMEAELEKQLAQFDMERQQYRQALVKEEKRAKDFETELEKLRVEMETWKESQARGSARGVGVTPPPPPAKPANLVAMPTLRPASAPQAMKGAVLGTGTPMVSSKVVQPTATVSSVPVSGPTTGIARSVTPGQALRGVAYTPNLTSVGGESPASSDTQAVDKRQPVVPAPVSTAAAAAAKLITSSQAAVAAAGKLGFHVGQSSSPAASPTVQASAAAAAAAATGAGAGGGGGGGSILPAKKPPISRGVPPPVPPNKPVVPPKKEAAAYLRRPELQSQSAPQQDTVKYGGKQAAMSTAASGAAPMQGQQQPLPVGAAQAAADEETKPR encoded by the exons ATGGCATCGCAGAATCAGGCCGCCGTCAACGTCACCTCGCCCGGCGTCGCGTCAGTAGCGACGACGtcaacgacgatgacgacgacgacggcggcgaaTGGGCCGCCGTTGACGTCGGCACCGTTGGCGCCGGGTTCTACCGTCCTGACCAGCGCGGCCAGCGTCTCGGCCGCGAAGGCGCAGACCCTCGCCCCTGGCGCTCAGCCATCGCAATCCCAGCAACAACTGCAGCAACAGCAGGCCAACAACATTGAGCCACTGGACAAGAGTTCCTCTAACACTCTGAAG CGTAATCCAAAGATGGAGCTGAGCAAAACTGATTTGCTGAAGTTACTGGGATACCTGGAAGGCGAGCTCCAAGCAAGAGACATAGTGATAGCGgcattaaaa tCAGAAAAAATGAAACACCTTCTAAGTTCCCGGTATCTTAGTAGTACTGCAGATCCGCATGCGGCATTAGCTCGCGACGTCGCGATAGTAGGTGGTGTTATTGGCGTCGAAGGAAATCAAATTGATCAACAAGTTGCTAGTCTAGAAGCACTAGTGACGCAGCAAAGAAAGGCGCAATGTAGGATGACTAAAGTCCTTAGAGATGCTGAAATTAGGCATAGAGCG gTAATTAAAGAATTGGAGGAAGAGAAACGGAAACACGAACACGATACTGCTCAAGGTGATGATATCACTTATGGTCTTGAGAAAGAGCGGACAAGATTGAAGAAGGAATTAGAATTAGAGaaacaagaaaagaaaagattagAGATGGAGTTAAAGAAAGTTACCGATCATCTCGAGGAAGAAAAGAATCGACAGAAGCAGATAGTACTGCTCCTCTTGGCAgagcgtaaaaaaattattatgaaatacatTGAGGAGAGGAAACGATCTGAAGATTTGGCTCAAATACTAAGTGAAGAGAAGGTGAGGATAGACTCAATGGCTGAAGGCCTCGAGGAGGAGAGTAAAAAGTCTCTGCAGATGGAGGCGGAACTGGAAAAGCAATTAGCGCAATTCGATATGGAGAGACAGCAGTATCGGCAGGCCCTTGTgaaggaggagaagagagCGAAAGATTTCGAAACAGAGTTGGAAAAGTTACGAGTTGAGATGGAAACATGGAAGGAGTCGCAGGCTCGCGGTTCTGCGAGAGGAGTTGGCGTAACTCCACCACCGCCGCCTGCAAAACCAGCGAACTTGGTCGCCATGCCAACTCTCAGACCAGCTAGTGCTCCACAAGCAA tgaaAGGGGCAGTCTTGGGTACAGGGACACCTATGGTTAGCAGTAAAGTTGTTCAGCCTACTGCAACAGTATCCAGTGTTCCTGTTAGTGGACCaa cGACTGGAATTGCTAGGTCTGTAACACCTGGACAAGCACTTCGTGGAGTTGCATATACGCCTAATTTAACATCTGTGGGTGGAGAGTCCCCAGCTTCTTCAGATACGCAG GCCGTAGACAAGCGACAGCCGGTTGTACCTGCGCCCGTTAGTACCGCGGCCGCCGCCGCGGCTAAACTTATCACGTCGTCGCaagccgccgtcgccgctgcGGGGAAGCTCGGCTTTCACGTCGGCCAGTCTTCGAGTCCTGCCGCCAGCCCCACTGTTCAAGCgtccgctgctgctgctgccgccgccgccaccggtGCTGGTgctggtggtggtggcggcggtggtAGTATCCTGCCCGCAAAAAAGCCGCCGATCTCGCGCGGCGTGCCGCCCCCGGTACCACCGAATAAGCCAGTGGTACCACCGAAAAAGGAGGCGGCCGCTTATCTCCGGAGACCGGAACTGCAGTCGCAAAGCGCGCCGCAACAGGACACCGTCAAGTACGGTGGTAAGCAGGCGGCGATGAGTACAGCGGCGAGTGGAGCCGCTCCCATGCAAGGGCAGCAGCAACCGCTTCCGGTGGGCGCCGCCCAAGCTGCCGCCGACGAAGAG ACAAAGCCGCGTTGA
- the LOC105839394 gene encoding CTTNBP2 N-terminal-like protein isoform X1 yields the protein MASQNQAAVNVTSPGVASVATTSTTMTTTTAANGPPLTSAPLAPGSTVLTSAASVSAAKAQTLAPGAQPSQSQQQLQQQQANNIEPLDKSSSNTLKRNPKMELSKTDLLKLLGYLEGELQARDIVIAALKSEKMKHLLSSRYLSSTADPHAALARDVAIVGGVIGVEGNQIDQQVASLEALVTQQRKAQCRMTKVLRDAEIRHRAVIKELEEEKRKHEHDTAQGDDITYGLEKERTRLKKELELEKQEKKRLEMELKKVTDHLEEEKNRQKQIVLLLLAERKKIIMKYIEERKRSEDLAQILSEEKVRIDSMAEGLEEESKKSLQMEAELEKQLAQFDMERQQYRQALVKEEKRAKDFETELEKLRVEMETWKESQARGSARGVGVTPPPPPAKPANLVAMPTLRPASAPQAMKGAVLGTGTPMVSSKVVQPTATVSSVPVSGPTTGIARSVTPGQALRGVAYTPNLTSVGGESPASSDTQAVDKRQPVVPAPVSTAAAAAAKLITSSQAAVAAAGKLGFHVGQSSSPAASPTVQASAAAAAAAATGAGAGGGGGGGSILPAKKPPISRGVPPPVPPNKPVVPPKKEAAAYLRRPELQSQSAPQQDTVKYGGKQAAMSTAASGAAPMQGQQQPLPVGAAQAAADEEVSNKTVESR from the exons ATGGCATCGCAGAATCAGGCCGCCGTCAACGTCACCTCGCCCGGCGTCGCGTCAGTAGCGACGACGtcaacgacgatgacgacgacgacggcggcgaaTGGGCCGCCGTTGACGTCGGCACCGTTGGCGCCGGGTTCTACCGTCCTGACCAGCGCGGCCAGCGTCTCGGCCGCGAAGGCGCAGACCCTCGCCCCTGGCGCTCAGCCATCGCAATCCCAGCAACAACTGCAGCAACAGCAGGCCAACAACATTGAGCCACTGGACAAGAGTTCCTCTAACACTCTGAAG CGTAATCCAAAGATGGAGCTGAGCAAAACTGATTTGCTGAAGTTACTGGGATACCTGGAAGGCGAGCTCCAAGCAAGAGACATAGTGATAGCGgcattaaaa tCAGAAAAAATGAAACACCTTCTAAGTTCCCGGTATCTTAGTAGTACTGCAGATCCGCATGCGGCATTAGCTCGCGACGTCGCGATAGTAGGTGGTGTTATTGGCGTCGAAGGAAATCAAATTGATCAACAAGTTGCTAGTCTAGAAGCACTAGTGACGCAGCAAAGAAAGGCGCAATGTAGGATGACTAAAGTCCTTAGAGATGCTGAAATTAGGCATAGAGCG gTAATTAAAGAATTGGAGGAAGAGAAACGGAAACACGAACACGATACTGCTCAAGGTGATGATATCACTTATGGTCTTGAGAAAGAGCGGACAAGATTGAAGAAGGAATTAGAATTAGAGaaacaagaaaagaaaagattagAGATGGAGTTAAAGAAAGTTACCGATCATCTCGAGGAAGAAAAGAATCGACAGAAGCAGATAGTACTGCTCCTCTTGGCAgagcgtaaaaaaattattatgaaatacatTGAGGAGAGGAAACGATCTGAAGATTTGGCTCAAATACTAAGTGAAGAGAAGGTGAGGATAGACTCAATGGCTGAAGGCCTCGAGGAGGAGAGTAAAAAGTCTCTGCAGATGGAGGCGGAACTGGAAAAGCAATTAGCGCAATTCGATATGGAGAGACAGCAGTATCGGCAGGCCCTTGTgaaggaggagaagagagCGAAAGATTTCGAAACAGAGTTGGAAAAGTTACGAGTTGAGATGGAAACATGGAAGGAGTCGCAGGCTCGCGGTTCTGCGAGAGGAGTTGGCGTAACTCCACCACCGCCGCCTGCAAAACCAGCGAACTTGGTCGCCATGCCAACTCTCAGACCAGCTAGTGCTCCACAAGCAA tgaaAGGGGCAGTCTTGGGTACAGGGACACCTATGGTTAGCAGTAAAGTTGTTCAGCCTACTGCAACAGTATCCAGTGTTCCTGTTAGTGGACCaa cGACTGGAATTGCTAGGTCTGTAACACCTGGACAAGCACTTCGTGGAGTTGCATATACGCCTAATTTAACATCTGTGGGTGGAGAGTCCCCAGCTTCTTCAGATACGCAG GCCGTAGACAAGCGACAGCCGGTTGTACCTGCGCCCGTTAGTACCGCGGCCGCCGCCGCGGCTAAACTTATCACGTCGTCGCaagccgccgtcgccgctgcGGGGAAGCTCGGCTTTCACGTCGGCCAGTCTTCGAGTCCTGCCGCCAGCCCCACTGTTCAAGCgtccgctgctgctgctgccgccgccgccaccggtGCTGGTgctggtggtggtggcggcggtggtAGTATCCTGCCCGCAAAAAAGCCGCCGATCTCGCGCGGCGTGCCGCCCCCGGTACCACCGAATAAGCCAGTGGTACCACCGAAAAAGGAGGCGGCCGCTTATCTCCGGAGACCGGAACTGCAGTCGCAAAGCGCGCCGCAACAGGACACCGTCAAGTACGGTGGTAAGCAGGCGGCGATGAGTACAGCGGCGAGTGGAGCCGCTCCCATGCAAGGGCAGCAGCAACCGCTTCCGGTGGGCGCCGCCCAAGCTGCCGCCGACGAAGAGGTCAGTAACAAGACGGTGGAGTCGAGATAG